In the Prochlorococcus marinus CUG1438 genome, TGATGATATTGCTGATGTTATCTCAAAAATTACAGGTATTCCAATATCAAAAGTAGTTTCAAATGAACGTAAGAAATTAGTTAATTTAGAAACCGAATTAGGTCAAAAAGTAATTGGGCAAGAACACGCCATAGAATCTGTTTCTGCTGCAATCAGGAGGGCCCGCGTTGGCATGAAAAATCCAAAAAGACCAATTGGGTCTTTTTTATTTATGGGCCCTACAGGTGTTGGTAAAACAGAATTAGCAAAATCTCTTGCATCAGCTTTATTTGATGAAGAAGAGGCACTATTAAGATTGGATATGAGTGAGTTTATGGAGAAAAATGCAGTAGCAAGACTTTTGGGAGCTCCTCCTGGTTATGTTGGCTATGAAGAGGGTGGTCAATTAACTGAAGCCGTACGACGCAAACCTTATTCAGTAATACTGCTTGATGAGATAGAAAAAGCTCATACAGAAGTATTTAATATCCTTTTACAAGTTTTAGATGAAGGAAGATTAACTGACTCTCAAGGAAGAACCGTGGACTTTAAAAATACTGTAATCATTATGACAAGTAATCTAGCTGGTGAAGTAATACTAGAATTTTCCCAAAAGATATCTACAAGTCAGGATAATTTAGAAAAAGTTGAAGAAAATCTAAAAAATTCAATCAATAACACATTATCTTCAATTTTTAGACCAGAATTTTTGAATAGAATTGATGAAGTAGTAAAGTTTGATCCTTTATCCATTGATGAACTTCAAAAAATAATTATTCTACAAACAGAAGATTTAAAAAACCTGCTTCTTGAACAAAAAATAAATATCGCTATAGACAAAAAGGTAATCAATAAAATTGCAAACGATTCTTACGAGCCTAAATATGGCGCTAGGCCACTTAGCAGAGAACTTAGAAGACAAATAGAAAATCCTTTAGCTGCAAAATTGTTAGAGGACAACTTTAAAAACAAAAAAAATATCACAATTAAACTTAATCCCGCTAAAAAGGATGAGATTGTTTTCAAACCTAGCTGAGGAGTAAATCAATAAGCTAAAATAAAACTAAAGCGTAAAGCTTAATTTCAAAAAAAATTTTGTGACAAGTCCTATTACTAATAAAGAACCTCTTAAAAAGGATTCTCCTGAATTTGAAGAGCCTAAAAAAAAGAATAATTTTTTTAGATCTACATACGATGAGCTTAAACTTGTCGTGTGGCCTAACAAACAACAACTTTTTAGCGAATCAGTAGCAGTTATAATTATGGTATCGTTTTCTGCTGCAGCCATTGCTTCTGTTAGCAGATTCTATGGATGGGCAGCCTCGCAAATTTTTGGTTGAATTATCCCCCGAATATCCATTAATAAATCTTAATTAAGCTTCCAGAAAAATGAGTAATGAATTAACTACAAACCTTGCTTCTTCAAAAGCAAATACTAGCATCGCAAGATGGTATGCAGTTCAAGTAGCATCAAGCTGTGAAAAAAAAGTAAAAGCGACTCTTGAGCAAAGATCAGTAACTTTAGGTGTTAATAATAGAATCATTGAAATTGAAATTCCCCAAACTCCAGGAATTAAATTAAAAAAAGATGGAAGCAGACAAACTACTGAAGAAAAAGTTTTCCCAGGTTATGTCCTCGTAAGAATGATTTTGGATGAAGATACAATGATGGCTGTTAAAAGTACTCCAAATGTAATTAACTTTGTAGGCGCTGAAGACGGTAGAGGTAGCGGAAGGTCACGAGGTCATATCAAACCACGACCTTTATCAAGACAAGAAGTTAATAGAATATTTAAGCGCGCATCAGAGAAAAAAGCTGTAATCAAGTTAGATATTGAAGAAAAAGATAGAATCATAGTAACTAGTGGTCCATTCAAGGATTTCCAGGGAGAAGTTATAGAAGTTTCCGGGGAAAGAAATAAATTAAAAGCATTACTTTCAATATTTGGGCGCGAGACTCCTGTAGAATTAGAATTCTCCCAAATCAATAAACAAAATTAATTTCAAATTGTTCTTGTTTATCGAGTAAAATTATGACTCTTTACTTCAGCTTAAATTTTTAAACTAATGGCAAAAAAAATTGTTGCAGTTATCAAGCTCGCTTTACAAGCAGGCAAAGCAAATCCTGCTCCTCCTGTAGGGCCAGCTTTAGGACAACATGGTGTCAATATCATGGCATTTTGCAAAGAATACAACGCAAGGACACAAGATAAAGCAGGTTTTGTAATCCCCGTTGAGATTTCTGTTTTTGAGGATAGAAGCTTTACTTTTATTACAAAAACACCTCCCGCTTCCGTTTTAATAACGAAAGCAGCTGGCATAGAGAAAGGATCAGGTGAATCTGCAAAAGGCTCTGTTGGGAATATAAGTAAAGCTCAACTAGAAGAAATAGCCAAAACTAAGCTTCCTGATCTAAACTGTTCTAGTGTTGAATCAGCAATGAAAGTGATTGAGGGTACCGCTCGTAATATGGGCGTATCTATTACTGATTGAGTTCAAGACAAAATTACTTACCGTTTAGGGGAGGTTAGTTAATAACCGTTGGCACCCAAAATTACTATGAAAAAACTATCAAAAAGAATGGCGACTCTATCAACCAAGATAGAAGATCGCATTTACGCTCCACTCGAAGCTCTTAGTCTTATCAAAGAAAATGCGAATGCAAAATTTGATGAAACTATTGAAGCGCATATACGTTTAGGGATTGATCCAAAATATACCGATCAACAATTAAGAACCACTGTTGCATTACCGCATGGTACTGGCCAAAGCATCAAAATTGCAGTGATCACAAGCGGTGAGAATGTATCAAAAGCAAAGGATGCTGGTGCAGATTTATTTGGTGAAGAAGATCTTGTGGAAAGCATAAACAAAGGAAATATGGAGTTCGATCTACTTATTGCAACTCCAGATATGATGCCAAAGGTTGCAAAATTAGGTCGAGTTTTAGGACCTAGAGGTTTAATGCCTAATCCTAAAGCTGGGACAGTAACTAATGATATTGCTAATGCGATAAAAGAATTCAAAGCTGGTAAGCTCGAATTTAGAGCAGATAAAGCGGGTATTGTTCATGTCCGTTTTGGAAAAGCAAGCTTCACAAAAGAGGCTTTATTTGACAACTTAAAGACCTTACAAGAATCAATAGATAAAAATAAACCAAGTGGAGCCAAAGGAAAGTATTGGAAAACATTTTATGTGACTTCAACTATGGGACCTTCTGTTCAAGTTGATATAAATGCCATCCAAGATTACCAACCTGAAGGTTAACCCTTTGTAGTATAATTTAAATTGCAATAATACGGCCAAAGAAAGTAGGTTTATTTAGTTATTCTAAATTTTTAATTCCTACCGAGGACTCGTCTTAAATTATTTCTTTTTGGATCTAATAAAAGCGGCCTCTTTAAAGGACTTTGCCGCATTTCCTGCTCTCCCTAAATTACGATCCAAAAAACAACAATGGGCCGAACACTAGAGAATAAGCAACAAATCGTTACTGAGATTAAATCTCTATTAAACGACTCGGAAATGGCTGTAGTTCTTGACTATAAAGGTTTAACCATCAAAGAGATGTCAGATTTGCGATCTAGATTGCAAACAACAAATGGCATTTGCAAAGTTACCAAAAATTCATTAATGCGTAAAGCTATTGATGGAGATAGTAATTGGAATGATCTTGAATCTTTACTGACCGGAACCAATGCTTTTGTCTTAATTAAAGAAGATGTTGGTGGTGCTGTAAAAGCGATCCAATCTTTTCAAAAAGACACCAAAAAATCCGAAACCAAAGGAGCTTTATTTGAAGGTAGACTTCTTAGCAATTCTGAAATAAAAGAAATTGCAAGTCTTCCATCCAAAGAAGTATTGATGGCAAAAATTGCTGGCGCTCTAAATGGCGTCGCAACAAAAATTGCGATCTCTATTAATGAAGTGCCTTCTGGACTTGCTAGATCACTTAAACAACATTCTGAAAAATCAGAATCTTAAATTCAAACCCTAATTAACTTTTAAGAAAATGTCCGCAAAAACTGAAGAAATTCTTGAATCATTAAAATCTCTATCACTTTTAGAAGCATCTGAGCTTGTAAAGCAAATTGAAGAGGTTTTTGGTGTATCTGCTGCAGCTTCTGCAGGTGTAGTAATGGCAGCTCCAGGAGCAGCTGGCGGTGACGCAGATGGTGGTGCTTCTGAAGAAAAAACTGAATTTGATGTAGTTCTCGAAAGCTTTGATGCTGCTGCAAAAATCAAAGTCCTTAAGGTTGTAAGAAATGCAACTGGTCTAGGTCTTGGCGATGCAAAAGCACTTGTTGAATCTGCACCAAAAACAGTAAAAGAAGGAATTGCTAAAGCAGATGCTGAATCTTTAAAGAAAGAGATTGAAGAAGCTGGCGGTAAAGCTACACTTAAGTAAGAGTACATTTTTTCAAGCCGATAACCTTAATATCGGCTTCAAAAATTATGGATAGTGATAGTATTGCGATTGAAGCCGCAACGGATGGAGCTTGCAGTGGTAATCCAGGCCCAGGTGGTTGGGGCGGTTTAATAGTTTTTGACGATAACAGCGAATTAGAAATCGGTGGTTCCGAGCAAAATACTACTAATAATAGAATGGAACTCACTGCGGCTATTAAAACTCTTGAGAAATTAAAAACCTACCAATTAAAAGAGAACTTTAAACTAAGAACTGATAGTAAATATGTCATAGAAGGTTATACAAAATGGATTATTAATTGGAAGAGAAATGGATGGAAAACAAGTTCAGGAAAACCAGTTCAGAATCTTGATCTATGGCAAAAAATTGATCAATTAAGAATTAATGGCCTAATAATGGAATATGTTAAAGGTCATAGCGGGGATAAACAAAATGATAGGGTTGATAAAATTGCAACTAATTACAGCAAAGGTATATCTATAGAAAATAACTTAAAAAAAACAGAATCCTTTGTTGATTTTTTTGAAAAAAATGCACCTATAGAAATTCAAGAATTATTTTCCCGTAATGAATTAATTAAAAAATTTGCAGAAAAAAAGTACCTTTTAAGTTCACCTGAACTAGACACATTATTAGGTGAAGAAAACCACTTAAAGATAAAACAATATTCACTTTTTGAATGGCGTAATTGGAGATTGATTCCTAAAGATAAAAAATATTGGATAATAGAAAAAAGAGAAGCCTAATTTTTTATGAATTTTCAAAAGGGGGTATTTAAAAATCTTTATAAAAACTTGATTACCCCTGTATTAAAAAAAGACTCTGGAATTGATGCAGAATACTTAACAAATTTATCTCTTAGCCTCCTATCATTCAGTTCAAGAAAATATAATTGGCCTGTAGTTTCTTCTATCTTAAAAAATCTAAATAAAGAATTTTCTGTAGTTGATAAAAGATTAACTCAGAACATATGTGGAATAAATTTTTGCAATCCAATTGGTTTAGCTGCGGGTTTTGACAAAAATGGAAATGCCGCAAATATATGGAAAGATTTTGGTTTTGGATTTGCTGAACTTGGAACGGTAACTAAATTTGCTCAGAATGGAAATCCCAAACCAAGGTTATTTAGATTAGCAGAAGAAGAGGCAGCATTAAATAGAATGGGTTTCAATAACAATGGTGCTGAAAATCTAGTTAAAAACTTTGTCGAACAAGGAATTGAGTTTAAAAAAAATAGAAAGAATATTTGTTTAGGGATAAATTTTGGTAAGTCTAAAATTACAGATTTATCTCAAGCAAAAGATGACTATTTAACTTCTCTAAGATTATTAATTCCA is a window encoding:
- the rplA gene encoding 50S ribosomal protein L1; translated protein: MKKLSKRMATLSTKIEDRIYAPLEALSLIKENANAKFDETIEAHIRLGIDPKYTDQQLRTTVALPHGTGQSIKIAVITSGENVSKAKDAGADLFGEEDLVESINKGNMEFDLLIATPDMMPKVAKLGRVLGPRGLMPNPKAGTVTNDIANAIKEFKAGKLEFRADKAGIVHVRFGKASFTKEALFDNLKTLQESIDKNKPSGAKGKYWKTFYVTSTMGPSVQVDINAIQDYQPEG
- a CDS encoding quinone-dependent dihydroorotate dehydrogenase — encoded protein: MNFQKGVFKNLYKNLITPVLKKDSGIDAEYLTNLSLSLLSFSSRKYNWPVVSSILKNLNKEFSVVDKRLTQNICGINFCNPIGLAAGFDKNGNAANIWKDFGFGFAELGTVTKFAQNGNPKPRLFRLAEEEAALNRMGFNNNGAENLVKNFVEQGIEFKKNRKNICLGINFGKSKITDLSQAKDDYLTSLRLLIPYCDYAAINVSSPNTEGLRKLQDPILLKELIREIKNLPSCPPLFVKIAPDLSFRDIEDICQLIIEENIDGIIATNTSIDRLGLENRKIMQTGLLLSEENGGLSGRPLQKKANQIIKHIHNIDKKIILIGVGGIDSPESAWERICSGASLIQLYTGWIYKGPQLVPDILQGIIKQLNIHKLSNIKEAIGSDLKWIE
- the rplK gene encoding 50S ribosomal protein L11; protein product: MAKKIVAVIKLALQAGKANPAPPVGPALGQHGVNIMAFCKEYNARTQDKAGFVIPVEISVFEDRSFTFITKTPPASVLITKAAGIEKGSGESAKGSVGNISKAQLEEIAKTKLPDLNCSSVESAMKVIEGTARNMGVSITD
- the nusG gene encoding transcription termination/antitermination protein NusG, which produces MSNELTTNLASSKANTSIARWYAVQVASSCEKKVKATLEQRSVTLGVNNRIIEIEIPQTPGIKLKKDGSRQTTEEKVFPGYVLVRMILDEDTMMAVKSTPNVINFVGAEDGRGSGRSRGHIKPRPLSRQEVNRIFKRASEKKAVIKLDIEEKDRIIVTSGPFKDFQGEVIEVSGERNKLKALLSIFGRETPVELEFSQINKQN
- the secE gene encoding preprotein translocase subunit SecE yields the protein MTSPITNKEPLKKDSPEFEEPKKKNNFFRSTYDELKLVVWPNKQQLFSESVAVIIMVSFSAAAIASVSRFYGWAASQIFG
- the rplL gene encoding 50S ribosomal protein L7/L12, encoding MSAKTEEILESLKSLSLLEASELVKQIEEVFGVSAAASAGVVMAAPGAAGGDADGGASEEKTEFDVVLESFDAAAKIKVLKVVRNATGLGLGDAKALVESAPKTVKEGIAKADAESLKKEIEEAGGKATLK
- the rnhA gene encoding ribonuclease HI translates to MDSDSIAIEAATDGACSGNPGPGGWGGLIVFDDNSELEIGGSEQNTTNNRMELTAAIKTLEKLKTYQLKENFKLRTDSKYVIEGYTKWIINWKRNGWKTSSGKPVQNLDLWQKIDQLRINGLIMEYVKGHSGDKQNDRVDKIATNYSKGISIENNLKKTESFVDFFEKNAPIEIQELFSRNELIKKFAEKKYLLSSPELDTLLGEENHLKIKQYSLFEWRNWRLIPKDKKYWIIEKREA
- a CDS encoding 50S ribosomal protein L10: MGRTLENKQQIVTEIKSLLNDSEMAVVLDYKGLTIKEMSDLRSRLQTTNGICKVTKNSLMRKAIDGDSNWNDLESLLTGTNAFVLIKEDVGGAVKAIQSFQKDTKKSETKGALFEGRLLSNSEIKEIASLPSKEVLMAKIAGALNGVATKIAISINEVPSGLARSLKQHSEKSES